The Mercurialis annua linkage group LG2, ddMerAnnu1.2, whole genome shotgun sequence genome contains a region encoding:
- the LOC126668109 gene encoding uncharacterized protein LOC126668109 yields MSIPVLDSDNTSSPYYLHPSENPSLILVSPPLNGQNYHSWYRSMRMCLLSKNKLKFVDGSIAVPPKDSQIYPVWERCNTMVLSWLLRSLSPSIAQSILWLDNAMDVWKDLFDRFSQGNAVRVAELQEEIYGYKQNNLSVTDFFTQLKILWDEYTNLRSVPICSCHPQCSCNALKTVKDYQESDYVIRFLKGLSENYAVVKSQVLMMEPLPKINRVFSLALQHERQLGLSGVNGQIIEPSVFAAQAVNSYQRRPTFNSFNNRSFRPPINNFGSVGNSFRPQGGQKKFYTPNSGKPICSHCGASGHTIDICFKKHGYPPGFTPRFKPQNFVNQVGEVITEAQESNFYMNQDQFMDQYGNTYNNSDYYNDNSAGVNTKVETGINNQDMIQSGMSSQLVQNGMSSQLAQNGTNNQMHNPPVFTQEQYSQIMNMLHQNNNNQNSESPRINTVSTNFSNKVEHEGTQFLSYSYFKNFTACSYVRKPVHDVRKPVYENLSWIIDSGATDHIVCSLNQFTSYTIVHDIFVTLPNSQRIAVTHVGTVKFSKDFILHNVLFVPEFAFNLISTSKLTAQHDICLIIHKNVCIIQDIINWKMIGLAKQIYGLYYLDKDQFRENNASACVNSVGSGCLNSSGLIETIDVNSLWHFRLGHLSNDRLKCLQNIDSSIKIPANSHCKTCHLSKQKKIPFPISKSVVINCFDLIHIDIWGPARIYSLYGHKYFLTIVDDKSRFTWLFLLKAKSEARTIIQNFCMHIETQFNTKIKCIRSDNGLEFHMPSFYDSKGIIHQTTCVYTPEQNSVVERKHQHILNVARSLKFQALLPLSFWSDCVSHAVYLINRVPSPIIDNKTPFQILYNKDPSFENLKVFGCVAYASTISNNRCKFSPRATECIFLGFPSHTKGFRLYDIKAKQVIVSRNVRFYEHLFHYKDKNCMNESVDCSDYVLPARIDSLSIDVSLSSNDLNETQSTLVGPNLEDVPVSSISEINPNLTSIRKSSRTVTKPAYLNDYVCNKSKSNAVIITTPHVFDKICTLNQKLIVKQ; encoded by the exons ATGTCAATTCCAGTTTTAGATTCAGATAACACTTCTAGTCCTTATTATCTTCATCCTAGTGAAAATCCGTCTTTGATTCTTGTTAGTCCACCTTTAAATGGGCAAAATTATCATTCTTGGTATCGTTCTATGAGAATGTGTCTTCTATCCaaaaataaacttaaatttGTTGATGGAAGTATTGCAGTACCTCCTAAAGATAGTCAAATTTATCCAGTTTGGGAAAGATGTAATACTATGGTGCTTTCCTGGTTATTAAGGTCATTGTCACCTTCTATTGCACAGAGTATTCTATGGTTAGACAATGCTATGGATGTATGGAAAGATCTCTTTGATAGATTCTCTCAAGGCAATGCTGTTAGAGTGGCTGAATTACAAGAAGAGATATATGGATACAAGCAAAACAATTTGTCGGTAACTGATTTCTTTACtcaattaaaaattttatgGGATGAGTATACTAATCTTAGATCTGTGCCTATATGTTCTTGTCATCCACAATGTAGTTGTAATGCATTGAAAACAGTCAAAGATTATCAAGAAAGTGACTATGTCATTAGATTTTTAAAAGGACTAAGTGAGAATTATGCAGTAGTTAAGAGTCAAGTGCTTATGATGGAACCACTACCTAAGATTAATAGAGTTTTTTCTCTTGCTCTGCAACATGAAAGACAATTAGGACTAAGTGGTGTTAATGGTCAGATCATAGAACCTTCTGTTTTTGCTGCTCAAGCTGTTAATTCTTATCAAAGGAGACCTACTTTTAATTCTTTCAATAATAGGAGTTTTAGGCCACCAATCAATAATTTTGGATCAGTTGGTAATAGCTTCAGGCCACAGGGGGGACAAAAGAAATTTTATACACCTAATAGTGGAAAACCTATTTGCAGTCATTGTGGTGCATCTGGACACACAATTGATATATGTTTTAAGAAACATGGTTATCCTCCTGGATTTACTCCTAGATTTAAACCTCAGAATTTTGTTAATCAAGTTGGGGAAGTTATAACTGAAGCACAAGAGAGTAATTTTTACATGAATCAAGATCAGTTTATGGATCAGTATGGGAATACTTATAATAATTCTGACTATTATAATGATAATTCTGCTGGGGTAAATACCAAAGTAGAAACTGGAATCAATAATCAGGATATGATTCAAAGTGGAATGAGTAGTCAGTTGGTTCAAAATGGAATGAGTAGTCAGTTGGCTCAGAATGGGACAAACAATCAGATGCACAATCCTCCAGTTTTTACTCAGGAGCAATATTCTCAAATTATGAATATGCTACATCAGAACAATAACAATCAAAATTCAGAATCACCAAGGATCAATACTGTCTCAACTAATTTTTCAAACAAAGTGGAACATGAAGGTACACAATTCTtatcttattcttattttaagaattttacTGCATGTTCATATGTTAGAAAGCCTGTGCATGATGTTAGAAAGCCTGTGTATGAAAATTTGTCTTGGATTATTGATTCTGGTGCCACTGATCACATTGTTTGTTCTTTGAATCAATTTACATCTTACACAATTGTTCATGATATCTTTGTCACATTACCAAATTCACAAAGGATTGCTGTTACTCATGTTGGTACTGTCAAGTTTAGCAAagattttattttacataatgtGTTATTTGTTCCAGAATTTGCTTTTAATCTAATTTCTACTAGTAAGTTGACTGCTCAGCATgatatatgtttaattattcATAAGAATGTTTGTATTATACAGGACATCATCAATTGGAAGATGATTGGATTAGCTAAGCAAATTTATGGTCTTTATTATCTTGATAAAGATCAATTCAGAGAAAATAATGCTTCTGCTTGTGTTAATTCTGTTGGATCTGGCTGTTTAAATTCTTCTGGTTTGATTGAGACAATTGATGTAAATAGTTTGTGGCATTTTAGACTAGGACATTTGTCAAATGATAGGTTGAAATGTCTTCAGAACATTGATTCTTCTATTAAAATTCCTGCTAATAGTCATTGTAAAACTTGCCATttatcaaaacaaaagaaaattccTTTTCCCATTAGCAAGTCTGTAgttataaattgttttgatcTTATTCATATTGACATTTGGGGGCCAGCAAGGATTTATTCATTATATggtcataaatattttttaactattgTTGATGATAAAAGTAGATTTACATGGCTTTTTCTCTTAAAAGCAAAATCTGAAGCAAGAACTATTATTCAAAATTTCTGTATGCATATAGAAACACAGtttaatactaaaattaaatgtATTAGGTCTGATAATGGTTTGGAATTTCACATGCCTAGTTTTTATGATTCTAAAGGAATTATTCATCAAACTACTTGTGTATATACTCCTGAACAGAATTCTGTAGTTGAAAGAAAACATCAACATATTTTGAATGTTGCTAGATCTCTTAAGTTTCAAGCTTTATTGCCTTTGAGTTTTTGGTCTGATTGTGTTTCTCATGCAGTGTACTTGATTAATAGAGTTCCATCTCCAATAATTGATAATAAAACACCATTTCAGATTCTTTATAATAAAGATCcttcatttgaaaatttaaaggtTTTTGGTTGTGTTGCATATGCTTCAACTATTTCTAATAATAGATGTAAATTTTCACCAAGAGCTACTGAGTGCATATTTCTTGGTTTTCCATCTCATACTAAAGGCTTCAGATTATATGATATTAAGGCAAAACAAGTAATTGTTTCCAGAAATGTTAGATTTTATGAACATTTGTTTCattataaagataaaaattgTATGAATGAATCTGTTGATTGTTCTGATTATGTTTTACCTGCTAGGATTGATTCATTAAGTATAGATGTTTCTTTATCCAGTAATGATCTTAATGAAACACAAAGTACACTTGTTGGACCTAATCTAGAAGATGTTCCTGTCAGTAGTATTtcagaaataaatcctaatttaACATCTATTAGAAAGTCATCTAGAACAGTAACTAAGCCAGCATATTTAAATGATTATGTTTGTAACAAGTCAAAGTCTAATGCTGTTATAATAACAACACCTCATGTGTTTGATAAA ATATGCACACTGAACCAAAAACTTATAGTGAAGCAGTAA
- the LOC126667343 gene encoding sodium/hydrogen exchanger 4, producing MENITMSKGFGENLAYEHAQVVPLTIFVAVLCLCLVVGHLLEENRWVNESITAIIIGCVCGICILVLSKGKDSHILRFNEELFFIYLLPPIIFNAGFQVKKKQFFQNFVTIMLFGVVGVFISVLVIVVGSRWLFPKMGFLGLSGRDYLAIGAIFSSTDTVCTLQVLHQDETPLLYSLVFGEGVVNDATSVVLFNAIQKMDVTGLNTKTTLRVIGDFFYLFLTSTALGITTGLVTAFILKTLYFGRHSSIREIALMVLMAYLSYMVAELLELSGILTVFFCGILMSHYAWHNVTDSSRITTKHVFAMMSYVAETVIFLYVGMDALDIEKWKNSKMNFVDSMSICSTLVMLVLLGRAAFVFPLSALSNIMNRGRSSLITFRHQVVIWWAGLMRGAVSIALAYKQFTIYGVTWDPVNSTMVTTTVIIVLFTTLVFGFLTKPLIYVILPHDETNHANHREEKIPKNDERLPLLSLGESAATNLQRASDSLSMLIESPAYTIHYYWKKFDNAYMRPVFGGPQGGGLGPSEC from the exons atggaGAATATAACAATGTCAAAAGGGTTTGGAGAAAACTTAGCATATGAACATGCTCAGGTTGTGCCATTGACGATATTTGTTGCGGTTTTATGTCTGTGTTTAGTGGTTGGTCACTTGCTTGAAGAAAATCGATGGGTTAATGAATCCATCACCGCCATTATCATT GGATGTGTTTGTGGAATCTGTATCTTGGTTCTAAGCAAGGGGAAGGATTCTCATATATTAAGGTTTAATGAAGAGTTGTTCTTTATATATTTGCTTCCTCCTATCATTTTCAATGCAGG ATTTCAGGTCAAGAAAAAGCAATTTTTTCAGAATTTTGTGACCATTATGCTGTTTGGAGTGGTGGGTGTTTTCATTTCTGTGCTCGTTATTGTGGTTG GTAGCAGGTGGTTGTTTCCGAAAATGGGATTTCTTGGTCTGAGTGGACGCGACTATCTTG CTATAGGAGCGATCTTTTCGTCTACTGATACAGTGTGCACACTTCAG GTGCTTCATCAAGATGAGACTCCTTTGCTGTATAGCTTGGTCTTTGGCGAAGGAGTCGTAAATGACGCAACATCAGTTGTTCTGTTTAATGCCATACAAAAGATGGATGTGACCGGGCTTAATACGAAGACTACACTCAGGGTTATTGGAGATTTCTTTTACTTGTTCTTGACAAGCACTGCTCTTGGAATTACT ACTGGACTTGTGACGGCATTTATACTTAAAACCTTGTACTTTGGAAG ACATTCGAGCATTCGTGAAATTGCTTTGATGGTGTTAATGGCGTATCTGTCTTACATGGTAGCGGAG CTGCTAGAACTAAGTGGAATTCTCACGGTTTTCTTTTGTGGAATTCTCATGTCACATTACGCATGGCATAATGTGACCGATAGCTCGAGAATCACAACCAA GCATGTATTCGCAATGATGTCATATGTTGCAGAGACAGTGATATTTCTCTATGTCGGTATGGATGCACTTGATATTGAGAAATGGAAGAATAGTAAGATGAA CTTTGTGGATTCAATGAGCATCTGTAGCACACTAGTGATGCTTGTATTACTTGGACGGGCAGCTTTCGTGTTTCCTCTCTCTGCTTTATCCAATATCATGAATAGAGGAAGATCGTCATTAATCACTTTCCGACACCAA GTAGTCATTTGGTGGGCTGGACTAATGAGAGGTGCAGTCTCAATTGCTTTGGCTTACAAACAG TTCACAATCTATGGAGTGACATGGGATCCCGTCAATTCTACGATGGTCACCACCACTGTCATTATCGTTCTGTTCACCACACTG GTGTTTGGTTTTCTGACAAAGCCATTAATATATGTTATACTTCCACACGATGAGACTAACCACGCCAATCATCGAGAAGAGAAGATCCCGAAAAACGATGAACGCCTGCCTTTGCTGTCACTCGGTGAGTCTGCGGCAACCAACCTCCAGAGAGCATCAGACAGTTTGTCTATGCTAATAGAAAGCCCTGCATATACAATACACTACTACTGGAAGAAGTTCGATAACGCCTACATGAGACCTGTATTCGGGGGTCCTCAAGGTGGCGGTCTCGGTCCGTCCGAATGCTAG
- the LOC126667964 gene encoding phosphatidylinositol N-acetylglucosaminyltransferase subunit A isoform X2: MADQKHRILMVSDFFYPNFGGVENHIYYLSQCLLKLGHMVVVMTHAYGNRSGVRYMTGGLKVYYIPWRPFLMQNTLPTFYGTLPVIRTILIREKISLVHGHQAFSTLCHEALMHARTMGYKVVFTDHSLYGFADVGSIHMNKVLQFTLADVSQAICVSHTSKENTVLRSGLPPEKVFVIPNAVDTAMFRPAQERPVGNEIIIVVISRLVYRKGADLLVEVIPEVCRLYPHVRFIVGGDGPKRVRLEEMREKHSLQDRVEMLGAVPHARVQSVLVSGHIFLNSSLTEAFCIAILEAASCGLLTVSTRVGGVPEVLPDDMIVLAEPDPGDMVQAIKKAIYLLPKIDPQVMHDRMKKLYNWHDVARRTEIVYERALKCPSQNFLERLARYLSCGAWAGKLFCLVMIIDFLLLRLVQVLQPAEDIEEVPEFTFPSHQDGEEMNPIDSENSR, encoded by the exons ATGGCTGATCAGAAGCACAGAATCTTGATGGTTTCAGATTTTTTCTATCCCAACTTTGGTGGTGTAGAAAATCATATTTATTACCTGTCTCAGTGTCTGCTAAAGCTTGGTCACATG GTGGTGGTTATGACTCATGCTTATGGTAATCGGTCTGGAGTTAGATACATGACTGGTGGCTTGAAAGTATACTATATTCCATGGAGACCATTTCTTATGCAGAACACATTACCAACCTTTTATGGAACACTTCCAGTCATAAGGACTATTCTTATTCGAGAAAAAATATCACTGGTGCATGGTCATCAAGCATTCTCAACTCTTTGTCATGAAGCTTTGATGCATGCGCGTACTATGGGATACAAAGTTGTATTTACTGATCATTCGCTTTATGGTTTCGCTGATGTGGGAAGCATCCACATGAACAAAGTCTTGCAGTTTACTTTGGCAGATGTAAGCCAGGCCATCTGTGTTTCTCATACAAGCAAAGAAAACACTGTGCTACGTTCTGGTCTTCCCCCTGAAAAGGTCTTTGTGATACCAAATGCTGTAGACACTGCTATGTTCAGGCCTGCACAAGAGCGACCTGTTGGTAATgaaattattattgttgtcaTTAGTAGATTGGTTTATCGAAAGGGTGCAGACTTGCTCGTCGAAGTCATTCCAGAAGTTTGCCGCTTGTATCCACAT GTTCGTTTTATTGTCGGTGGAGATGGACCGAAACGTGTGCGGTTGGAAGAGATGAGGGAAAAGCATTCTCTTCAAGATAGAGTCGAAATGCTGGGGGCCGTGCCACATGCCCGTGTACAATCTGTCCTTGTCTCTGGCCATATATTTTTGAACAG TTCATTGACAGAAGCATTCTGCATAGCAATATTAGAGGCAGCTAGTTGTGGATTATTGACCGTTAGTACACGTGTGGGAGGCGTACCCGAG GTTTTACCAGATGACATGATTGTACTTGCTGAACCAGATCCTGGTGATATGGTACAGGCAATTAAAAAGGCAATTTATCTTCTTCCAAAAATTGACCCACAAGTTATGCATGATCGT ATGAAGAAGCTCTACAACTGGCATGATGTTGCTAGAAGGACAGAGATTGTGTATGAACGTGCTTTAAAATGCCCCAGTCAGAATTTTTTGGAACGACTCGCACG GTATCTTTCATGTGGTGCTTGGGCAGGGAAGCTTTTTTGCTTGGTTATGATCATTGATTTTTTGCTATTGCGGCTTGTACAAGTATTGCAG CCAGCGGAGGATATTGAGGAGGTGCCTGAATTCACATTCCCCAGTCATCAAGATGGGGAGGAAATGAATCCTATTGATAGTGAAAACTCAAGATAA
- the LOC126667964 gene encoding uncharacterized protein LOC126667964 isoform X1, which yields MGTKSAASDGHERQKREGKDKNVSKRTEDDSEVSAAKSAADEVERKKERKKEKKMKRSELKKKQSSDNVSNDDDGHERQKCDDEPEADSEIGAAKIVADVVLSNHEVEKEKEKKTKRSKSKKRSSDDVINEDENEHERQKREVKEKKVSKRREADNEVTAAKTVVDADVNNHEGEKEKERKMEKKMKKSKSKKKQSTDNIVNKDDDGHERRKSEDKVNNVSKRPEADSEVCAAKFVADVDLINHEVEEERKKLKRSKSKNKQSSDSVTNKDEKKRKKRKREHITSEGVEADSPSKKSASKGTSKRVSFSEGVQIFESSDDPSDGETDQNKKLVRGKRFSPEEDELVKTSVLNYINNQGLGEEGLQKVLHCKKHPELKHCWKEIGAALPWRPSESVYYRAHILFERDENRSWTEEELELVQKFHDKYGPDWKTLADALGKHRVHVKDAWRRIKLANRNRGKWSQEEYQNLFDLVNMDLRMKAFEERRLTKHGMLRDNIAWTAISDKLGTRTTPMCCMKWYNQLTSPMVADGEWFDVDDYHLLITLYELDACCMEDVEWDDLLEHRTGYICRKRWSQMTRNLDGDRHMSFANQVEVLIKRYCPDVLEAREAYYSKPVA from the coding sequence ATGGGTACTAAAAGTGCCGCGAGTGATGGGCATGAGAGACAGAAACGTGAGGGTAAAGACAAAAATGTGTCTAAGAGAACTGAAGATGACAGTGAAGTAAGTGCCGCTAAAAGTGCGGCTGATGAGGTAGAGAGGAAGAAGGAAAGGAAGAAGGAAAAGAAGATGAAAAGGAGTGAGTTAAAGAAGAAGCAGAGTAGTGATAATGTTAGTAACGATGATGATGGGCACGAGAGACAAAAATGTGACGATGAACCTGAAGCTGACAGTGAAATTGGTGCTGCTAAAATTGTGGCTGATGTAGTTTTAAGTAACCATGAGGTAGAGAAGGAGAAGGAAAAGAAGACGAAAAGGAGCAAGTCAAAGAAGCGGAGTAGTGATGATGTTATTAACGAAGATGAGAATGAGCACGAGAGACAAAAACGTGaggttaaagaaaaaaaagtgtcTAAGAGACGAGAAGCTGACAATGAAGTAACTGCTGCTAAAACTGTGGTGGATGCAGATGTAAATAACCATGAGGGTGAGAAGGAGAAGGAGAGGAAGATGGAAAAGAAGATGAAAAAGAGCAAGTCAAAGAAGAAGCAGAGTACTGATAACATTGTTAACAAAGATGATGATGGGCATGAGAGACGAAAATCTGAGGATAAAGTCAACAATGTGTCCAAGAGACCTGAAGCTGACAGTGAAGTATGTGCTGCTAAATTCGTGGCTGATGTAGATCTAATTAACCATGAGGTTGAGGAGGAAAGGAAGAAGTTGAAAAGGAGCAAGTCAAAGAACAAGCAGAGTAGTGATAGTGTTACTAACAAAGATGAGAAGAAGAGGAAAAAGCGGAAGAGAGAACATATAACAAGCGAAGGAGTTGAGGCTGACAGTCCGTCAAAAAAATCTGCATCCAAAGGAACATCTAAGAGAGTTAGTTTTTCTGAGGGGGTGCAGATTTTTGAATCATCTGATGATCCAAGTGATGGGGAGACTGATCAGAACAAGAAACTTGTGCGAGGGAAACGATTCTCACCCGAGGAAGATGAACTAGTTAAAACATCCGTTTTAAACTATATCAATAACCAGGGATTAGGTGAAGAGGGTCTTCAAAAAGTTCTGCACTGTAAGAAGCATCCTGAATTAAAGCATTGTTGGAAGGAAATAGGAGCAGCCCTACCTTGGAGGCCGTCGGAGAGTGTTTATTATCGAGCGCATATCTTGTTTGAAAGGGATGAGAACCGTTCTTGGACAGAAGAAGAGTTGGAACTTGTGCAGAAGTTTCATGATAAGTATGGGCCTGACTGGAAAACATTGGCAGATGCACTTGGAAAACATAGGGTTCATGTAAAAGATGCATGGCGTAGAATTAAGTTAGCAAATAGGAATAGAGGAAAGTGGTCTCAAGAGGAGTATCAGAATTTATTTGATCTAGTAAACATGGATCTGCGTATGAAAGCTTTTGAGGAAAGAAGGTTGACTAAACATGGAATGCTGCGGGACAACATCGCTTGGACAGCAATTAGTGACAAGCTGGGGACTAGAACTACTCCAATGTGCTGCATGAAGTGGTATAATCAATTAACATCGCCTATGGTAGCGGATGGTGAATGGTTTGATGTGGATGATTACCATCTTCTGATTACTTTATATGAATTGGACGCATGCTGCATGGAAGATGTGGAATGGGATGATCTTCTGGAGCATAGAACCGGTTATATATGTCGAAAGAGATGGAGCCAAATGACAAGAAACCTTGATGGGGATAGGCATATGTCTTTTGCTAACCAGGTTGAAGTTCTGATTAAGCGGTACTGCCCAGATGTGCTTGAAGCGAGAGAAGCTTATTATAGCAAACCTGTAGCTTGA